A genomic region of Eucalyptus grandis isolate ANBG69807.140 chromosome 5, ASM1654582v1, whole genome shotgun sequence contains the following coding sequences:
- the LOC120293465 gene encoding probable LRR receptor-like serine/threonine-protein kinase At3g47570 yields the protein MDPFGALNSWNHTTDHCRWHGVMCGRLHRRVTGLDLQALKLSGSISPHIGNLSFLRVLILFNNTFHHEIPQQVSHLNSLRVLRLSTNTLEGEIPRNLSSCTHLTRLGLANNRHVGEIPIEFGSLVKLQILALGKNYLMGSIPSSVGNMSLLECLSLAFNELGGKIPQALGKLTKLKRLQLEVNRLSGTIPPSIFNLSSIKEFEINYNQIGGNLPANIGFALPNIEIFTIGTNQFTGVIPRSISNATTLRWLQVNVNKLSGKIPPLDRLNMLEILRVGNNYLGSEEYSDSSFFCSLTNTTSLVVLSMPNNSFGGMLPECIGNFSNTLLELWLGGNLLFGTIPKIVGNLINLQRLLLDHNRFSGTLPSVLGNLHNLVEMKLSYNKFSGAIPSSLGNLVNLARLYLDHNNFDGYIPSRLSECRNLVELDLSSNNLNGTIPPESIGLSSLSILLNLSRNHLTGVLPMEVGKLYLLAQLDVSGNMLDGDIPASLGSCVGLEVLKMQENSFRGTIPSSMSMLRNLNEIDLSHNNLSGQIPEFFEAFHFLENLNLSYNNFEGTLPTKGIFNNVSATFVSGNDKLCARLPEFHLSKCSSRNLGRKLFLKWKLTILIFFSILGIALVLALMYFGWLKKKKRTEPASNYKDDSSLSLSYGTLLKATDGFSSSNLIGVGGFGSVYKGILDKDGTIIAVKVLNLMLHGAVKSFITECEALRNIRHRNLLKVLTVCSGIDYSGSEFKALVYEFMVNGSLEDWFHPSPSPTDVNGNAQKLSLIRRINISINVASALDYLHNHLQSPIIHCDLKPSNVLLDAEMVGHVGDFGLAKVVIESTNDTEGSMSYTGVRGTVGYAAPEYGVESVATREGDVYSYGILLLEMFTGVSPTNEMFRENFNLHKFVKEALPEQLLEITDPLLLQEMESHKGIGRGDVARDCLEMVYRIGVACSVQARRERTNITNVEAQLHFIRDKLHAAGFQ from the exons ATGGACCCTTTTGGGGCGCTGAATTCATGGAACCATACGACTGACCACTGTCGATGGCACGGTGTCATGTGCGGTCGCCTACACCGCAGAGTCACAGGACTAGACCTACAAGCCTTGAAGCTTTCGGGATCCATCTCCCCTCATATTGGAAATTTGAGCTTCTTGAGAGTCCTGATACTCTTCAACAATACTTTTCATCACGAAATCCCACAACAAGTCAGCCATTTGAACAGTTTACGTGTCTTGCGATTATCCACCAACACATTGGAAGGCGAAATCCCTAGAAACTTGTCGAGTTGCACTCACCTtacaaggctcggccttgctaaCAACCGGCATGTTGGAGAAATTCCCATTGAGTTCGGTTCTTTAGTGAAGCTTCAGATTCTTGCCTTAGGTAAGAATTATCTAATGGGAAGTATTCCTTCATCCGTCGGAAACATGTCATTGTTAGAGTGTCTTAGTCTTGCTTTCAATGAGTTGGGTGGGAAGATACCCCAAGCTCTAGGAAAATTAACCAAACTCAAACGACTTCAATTAGAAGTAAATAGGTTGTCAGGCACAATTCCTCCATCTATCTTCAATCTTTCTTCCATAAAGGAGTTCGAAATCAATTATAACCAAATAGGAGGGAATCTTCCTGCCAATATAGGCTTTGCTCTTCCAAACATAGAGATTTTCACCATTGGGACTAACCAATTCACTGGAGTGATTCCTCGATCAATATCTAATGCAACCACTTTAAGGTGGCTACAAGTCAATGTGAACAAACTCTCGGGGAAAATTCCTCCTCTGGACCGCTTAAACATGCTTGAAATATTGAGAGTTGGTAACAATTATCTTGGAAGCGAAGAGTACAGTGATTCAAGCTTCTTTTGCTCATTAACTAACACCACCTCTCTAGTGGTGTTGTCTATGCCAAACAACAGCTTTGGCGGGATGTTGCCCGAGTGTATTGGTAATTTCTCTAATACTCTCTTAGAATTGTGGCTGGGCGGGAATCTACTGTTTGGCACGATTCCCAAAATAGTCGGAAATCTCATCAACTTGCAAAGGCTTCTTTTGGACCACAACAGGTTTTCAGGTACGCTCCCCTCCGTTCTCGGAAATCTTCATAACTTAGTGGAAATGAAACTATCGTATAACAAGTTTTCCGGAGCAATTCCTTCTTCATTAGGAAACCTAGTAAACCTAGCACGACTCTATCTAGATCACAACAACTTTGACGGCTACATTCCTTCACGTCTATCGGAGTGCCGAAATTTGGTGGAACTTGATCTATCTAGTAACAACTTAAATGGAACTATACCGCCAGAGTCCATAGGCCTCTCATCACTATCTATACTTTTGAACTTGTCTCGAAACCATCTCACCGGTGTCCTACCTATGGAAGTCGGGAAATTGTATCTTTTGGCTCAATTGGATGTCTCCGGAAACATGTTGGATGGTGACATTCCGGCTAGTCTTGGCAGTTGTGTTGGATTGGAGGTGCTCAAAATGCAAGAGAATTCTTTCCGAGGCACCATTCCTTCATCTATGAGTATGTTGAGGAATCTCAATGAGATAGATCTTTCACACAACAATTTATCTGGTCAGATTCCAGAGTTTTTCGAGGCATTTCACTTCTTGGAGAACCTAAATTTATCATACAATAACTTTGAAGGCACATTGCCGACTAAAGGAATCTTTAATAATGTTAGCGCTACGTTTGTCTCCGGAAATGACAAGCTTTGCGCAAGATTGCCCGAATTTCATCTCTCGAAATGCAGCTCTAGGAACTTAGGCCGAAAACTATTCCTTAAGTGGAAGCTCACCATCCTGATTTTCTTCAGCATTCTTGGAATAGCTCTTGTTCTTGCTCTTATGTACTTTggttggttgaagaagaagaaaagaacagaacCGGCTTCAAATTACAAAGATGATTCATCATTGAGTCTATCTTATGGAACTCTCCTTAAAGCGACCGACGGGTTTTCTTCAAGTAACTTGATCGGGGTTGGCGGTTTTGGATCTGTTTACAAGGGAATCCTTGATAAGGATGGAACCATCATTGCTGTGAAGGTACTTAATTTGATGCTTCATGGTGCTGTGAAGAGCTTCATAACTGAGTGTGAGGCTTTAAGGAACATCCGACACCGTAATCTTTTGAAAGTCCTAACAGTATGCTCGGGCATTGATTATAGTGGCAGTGAGTTTAAGGCCTTGGTTTATGAGTTCATGGTCAATGGTAGCCTAGAAGATTGGTTCCATCCAAGCCCATCACCAACCGATGTAAATGGGAATGCGCAGAAATTGAGTCTCATTCGGAGGATAAATATTTCCATCAATGTTGCTTCAGCATTAGATTATCTCCATAACCACCTGCAAAGCCCTATTATCCATTGTGATTTGAAGCCAAGCAACGTCCTGCTAGATGCTGAAATGGTTGGACATGTTGGAGACTTTGGTTTGGCGAAGGTCGTGATTGAATCCACCAATGACACTGAAGGGAGTATGAGCTATACTGGTGTAAGAGGAACTGTCGGCTATGCTGCTCCAG AATATGGAGTGGAAAGCGTGGCTACAAGAGAAGGCGATGTTTATAGTTATGGCATTCTCTTGCTTGAGATGTTCACAGGCGTGAGTCCAACAAATGAAATGTTCAGAGAAAATTTTAACCTTCATAAGTTCGTCAAGGAAGCCTTGCCTGAACAACTCCTAGAGATTACTGATCCTCTTCTACTTCAAGAAATGGAGAGCCACAAGGGCATCGGTAGAGGTGATGTAGCTCGCGATTGTCTGGAGATGGTTTATAGAATTGGGGTCGCCTGCTCGGTCCAAGCACGCAGAGAGCGGACGAACATCACAAATGTCGAAGCGCAGCTGCATTTTATTAGGGATAAACTTCATGCAGCTGGTTTCCAATGA